One genomic window of Kosmotoga olearia TBF 19.5.1 includes the following:
- a CDS encoding inorganic phosphate transporter — MLLIFETPYGLPVSTTQAVVGALTGAGLLINGHVDAGKLVKIMLSWVGTPFGAFVFGFVLYIILSYPFRLIKNVKTQDLTIKVATWIFGAYASYSLGANNVANVTGALVGRLLNIQLLALIGGLSIAFGILTFSRRVMLTVGKSIVELDYFSSLVVVLGSALTVWIYALIGVPVSSSQAIVGAVIGAGFARGTRIGNTKMVMRVVYGWVGTPIISGLMCVTMLGIISVFL, encoded by the coding sequence CTGTTACTGATTTTTGAGACACCCTACGGTCTTCCTGTATCAACAACACAGGCGGTTGTTGGTGCTCTTACTGGTGCAGGCCTTTTGATAAACGGACATGTAGATGCTGGAAAACTCGTAAAAATTATGCTTTCGTGGGTTGGCACACCTTTTGGGGCCTTCGTGTTCGGTTTTGTCTTGTATATAATCTTGTCTTATCCTTTTAGGTTGATTAAAAACGTTAAAACACAGGATTTAACAATAAAAGTAGCAACCTGGATTTTCGGAGCCTATGCTTCGTATTCCCTGGGGGCAAATAACGTTGCTAACGTTACCGGGGCGCTCGTTGGAAGGTTGTTGAATATACAGCTTCTGGCTCTGATCGGTGGACTTTCGATAGCCTTCGGGATTTTAACGTTCAGCAGAAGGGTAATGTTAACGGTTGGAAAGAGCATAGTCGAACTTGACTATTTTTCCTCTTTGGTAGTTGTTCTGGGCTCGGCTTTAACGGTGTGGATATACGCACTCATTGGTGTACCGGTGAGTTCTTCGCAAGCGATCGTTGGAGCTGTGATAGGTGCAGGATTCGCAAGAGGGACGCGCATAGGAAATACAAAGATGGTTATGCGCGTCGTATATGGTTGGGTTGGTACACCCATTATTAGCGGTTTGATGTGTGTAACGATGTTGGGAATTATAAGTGTTTTCTTGTGA
- a CDS encoding transposase has translation MTKTCKTHTAQRRRRTGKYKDPQSSWTKTTKGWEYGRKVHMSLDAQNLLIQDWMTTPAAVHDSTVAKAQIDSGQGYKYFLADSAYDSQQIYRYIFDCSSMIPVIDTNKRKGVSLEKQCQARWLGIQLRQIYAEKYKNRWEIERTINILQEYFNLEYIWYVRNRNYDAVLGLAILAYNLCVMFNILNSRPHRKVADIIGCY, from the coding sequence GTGACCAAGACTTGTAAAACCCATACAGCACAAAGACGAAGAAGGACAGGGAAATACAAAGACCCCCAATCCAGTTGGACAAAGACGACAAAAGGCTGGGAATACGGAAGAAAGGTACATATGAGTTTGGATGCACAGAACCTATTGATTCAAGATTGGATGACAACGCCAGCAGCTGTACACGATTCGACGGTGGCAAAGGCACAAATAGATTCTGGCCAGGGATATAAGTATTTCCTCGCAGACAGCGCATATGATTCGCAACAGATATACCGTTATATATTCGATTGTAGTAGCATGATACCAGTAATAGACACAAACAAAAGGAAAGGTGTATCACTGGAAAAACAGTGTCAGGCTCGTTGGCTGGGCATTCAATTGAGGCAAATATATGCGGAGAAGTATAAAAACCGTTGGGAGATAGAGAGAACGATTAACATTCTACAAGAATATTTCAATCTGGAATACATTTGGTATGTGAGAAACAGGAATTATGATGCGGTATTGGGTTTGGCCATATTGGCATACAATCTTTGTGTTATGTTCAATATCTTGAACAGCCGTCCTCACAGAAAGGTGGCTGATATTATTGGCTGTTACTGA
- a CDS encoding inorganic phosphate transporter, whose protein sequence is MLIYILPSLFLGWSLGANDAANVFGPPVVNGVIRFRTATIVASIFVVLGAVLQGSKGLSTIGGLTEINLATSAVSMFAAALTVTIMTFFGLP, encoded by the coding sequence ATGCTCATATACATATTGCCTTCACTTTTCTTAGGATGGTCGCTTGGCGCAAATGACGCAGCAAATGTTTTTGGGCCACCTGTGGTCAACGGAGTAATTCGTTTTAGAACAGCCACAATAGTGGCGTCTATTTTTGTTGTTTTAGGTGCCGTACTTCAGGGTTCGAAAGGTCTTTCTACAATTGGGGGGCTTACAGAGATAAATCTTGCAACATCAGCTGTCTCCATGTTTGCTGCTGCTTTAACGGTTACGATAATGACGTTTTTCGGTCTTCCTTAG
- a CDS encoding NUDIX domain-containing protein, producing the protein MFKMTHHACVRGVVIDKGKVLVVEHSHSNRPPFWCFPGGHVEENETLVEAVKRELKEETHLDVDVGQIVFVQEFVKEHLIELFFECFIVDGEARLGSDPDNPGMPILTRMKWVEPEELLELPVYPKALSQILFEDHRNFPKIGFQALYEKEEIQKDK; encoded by the coding sequence ATGTTCAAGATGACACATCATGCGTGTGTTAGAGGAGTAGTTATTGATAAAGGGAAGGTTCTTGTTGTGGAACACTCTCACTCTAACAGGCCCCCTTTCTGGTGCTTTCCAGGAGGACACGTAGAAGAGAACGAAACACTTGTTGAAGCTGTAAAACGCGAATTAAAAGAAGAAACACACCTTGATGTTGATGTGGGTCAGATCGTCTTTGTCCAGGAATTTGTTAAAGAACATCTGATCGAGCTGTTTTTTGAATGTTTTATCGTGGATGGAGAAGCAAGACTTGGTAGTGACCCTGACAACCCCGGCATGCCGATTTTAACAAGAATGAAGTGGGTAGAACCTGAAGAACTTCTGGAGCTTCCTGTTTATCCTAAAGCTTTGTCTCAAATTTTGTTCGAAGATCACAGAAATTTTCCAAAGATAGGTTTTCAGGCTCTTTACGAAAAGGAGGAAATCCAGAAGGACAAATAG
- the hpf gene encoding ribosome hibernation-promoting factor, HPF/YfiA family translates to MKYNIYAKDIPVTDTMKEHIDKKLAKVFRAIDEDHFTSMDVRVMKERGLYKVEITGHLPGFVVRVEERGDDFYGVVEAIANTLERRIKRYKERARMRHRASAKEILEAIPEVPDEEERGLQITRTKRFSIKPMKIDEALLQMEMLGHTFFVFRNVDTDEVNVLYLRKNGTVGLIEMSE, encoded by the coding sequence ATGAAGTACAACATCTACGCCAAGGACATACCAGTAACTGATACCATGAAGGAGCACATTGATAAGAAACTCGCCAAGGTTTTCAGAGCAATTGATGAAGATCATTTCACCTCAATGGACGTTAGAGTCATGAAAGAAAGGGGGCTTTATAAAGTAGAAATAACCGGTCATCTCCCCGGTTTTGTTGTTAGAGTAGAAGAAAGAGGCGACGACTTTTATGGTGTTGTAGAAGCAATAGCAAACACCCTTGAAAGAAGGATTAAACGTTATAAAGAAAGAGCGAGAATGAGACATAGAGCAAGTGCTAAAGAGATCCTGGAGGCTATTCCGGAAGTTCCTGATGAGGAAGAAAGAGGACTTCAAATAACCCGTACGAAGCGTTTTTCTATAAAACCTATGAAAATCGATGAAGCACTCTTACAAATGGAAATGCTTGGTCATACATTTTTTGTATTTAGAAACGTAGACACTGATGAAGTTAACGTTCTGTACTTAAGAAAAAATGGTACAGTTGGTTTAATAGAAATGTCAGAATAA
- a CDS encoding Rne/Rng family ribonuclease — protein sequence MEITKKKRTQAIVFSSLEDEVRIAILDEGKIQEVFFEEMDNESYMGNIYLGKIENVVPSLEAAFVNIGIGKNGFLRFKDTRNNQKLEKGKKVLVQVKKDPIGSKGPQLTLKISIPGRCLVYMPFSKHVGISKKITDQAERERLISIAKGIIENDEGIIFRTAANGVGEDTLREELENLRTIWKKINEKFRRARKPQILYEEPSLVEYILRERLTEDVKEIVVDSEDLWHDVVAGISKFKSGFKPIVRYVEEDAFLHEGIYEKMKVLYTRVVPLPNGGNIFIDKTEAMTVIDVNSASNTHGSDVSEMSLNTNLEAAVEIARQLRLRNIGGIIVIDFIDMKSEADRKKVISLLSEELKKDKAHSLILGFTRLGLLEMTRKRSTATINSRIYSTCPICRGTGQIESPKITYQRLVSDLQRLFKDKKIKSATVQVYQNLSGILTPEVQKQLSKQFKREIKVSFTWPVPATYDIKGSTKSEAKSKK from the coding sequence ATGGAGATCACAAAAAAGAAAAGAACGCAGGCTATCGTTTTTAGCTCATTAGAAGATGAGGTAAGGATCGCCATTCTTGACGAAGGTAAAATCCAGGAAGTTTTTTTTGAAGAAATGGACAACGAAAGTTACATGGGAAACATTTATCTTGGAAAGATAGAAAATGTGGTTCCAAGTTTGGAAGCAGCTTTTGTTAATATCGGAATCGGGAAAAACGGCTTCCTTAGATTCAAAGATACCAGAAATAACCAAAAACTTGAAAAAGGAAAAAAAGTCCTAGTCCAGGTTAAAAAAGATCCAATAGGTTCCAAAGGTCCACAACTAACACTGAAAATCAGTATACCAGGAAGATGTCTCGTTTATATGCCCTTTTCCAAACACGTAGGAATATCGAAAAAAATAACCGACCAGGCAGAACGTGAAAGGCTCATCTCCATCGCTAAAGGAATAATAGAGAATGATGAAGGGATTATCTTCAGAACAGCCGCTAACGGTGTTGGTGAAGATACTCTTCGCGAAGAGCTGGAAAACCTGAGAACAATATGGAAAAAGATAAACGAAAAATTCAGAAGGGCGAGAAAACCCCAGATTCTCTATGAAGAACCAAGTCTTGTTGAATACATACTTAGAGAGAGACTAACTGAAGATGTAAAAGAAATAGTCGTCGATAGCGAAGATCTCTGGCACGATGTTGTTGCAGGGATAAGCAAATTCAAAAGCGGGTTTAAACCGATTGTAAGGTACGTTGAAGAAGACGCATTCCTACATGAAGGAATATACGAAAAGATGAAGGTATTATACACACGGGTCGTTCCACTTCCAAATGGCGGAAATATATTCATAGATAAAACAGAAGCAATGACAGTCATCGATGTTAACTCAGCCAGCAATACTCACGGCAGTGACGTTAGTGAAATGTCTTTGAACACTAATCTTGAAGCCGCGGTAGAGATAGCGCGACAGCTACGCTTGAGAAACATTGGTGGAATTATAGTCATTGACTTTATCGATATGAAAAGTGAAGCTGACAGAAAGAAGGTTATCTCGCTGCTTTCTGAAGAACTTAAAAAAGACAAGGCGCATTCACTGATCCTTGGATTTACAAGACTCGGTCTTCTTGAAATGACCCGTAAGAGATCAACAGCAACTATAAATTCCAGAATATATAGTACATGCCCTATATGTCGTGGAACTGGTCAAATAGAGTCACCAAAAATTACTTACCAACGGCTCGTAAGCGACTTACAGAGATTGTTCAAAGACAAGAAAATCAAATCAGCTACCGTGCAGGTATATCAAAATCTTTCTGGAATACTCACACCTGAGGTACAAAAGCAGTTGAGTAAGCAATTCAAGAGAGAAATTAAAGTGTCCTTCACCTGGCCAGTCCCAGCGACTTACGATATTAAAGGAAGTACAAAGTCAGAAGCAAAGTCAAAAAAATAG
- a CDS encoding ArsR/SmtB family transcription factor codes for MKEMVDFFKALGCEWRIRLVEILSENNKCMCEIEAEFPIDKTTLSRHLKALKDAGIVREEKVGTRKNLFITDERVLEVIELVKKIIEDRKFA; via the coding sequence ATGAAAGAGATGGTTGATTTCTTCAAGGCACTCGGTTGCGAGTGGAGGATAAGATTGGTTGAGATTCTTTCAGAGAACAATAAGTGCATGTGCGAAATCGAAGCGGAATTTCCCATTGATAAAACAACGCTTTCCCGGCATCTGAAAGCTCTCAAGGACGCCGGAATTGTAAGAGAAGAAAAAGTGGGAACACGAAAAAATTTATTCATCACTGACGAGCGGGTCCTTGAAGTCATCGAGTTAGTAAAAAAAATCATTGAGGACAGAAAATTTGCTTAA
- a CDS encoding permease has protein sequence MIITKFSNPRIKVEFKKFSLLVGGFLLFYLLPFENSNVQQAILGGFTMLSSYAKEHVLFCLIPAFFVAGTITVFVKKSAILRVLGPQAKKIIAYPVAASAGGILAVCSCTILPLFGGIYKRGAGLGPAIAFLFTGPAINVAAIFLTGRVLGWELSIIRLVATISSAIVIGLIMQAIFAEKGEGGFTIVEDEPELSWAQILVFLGLQFVFLIAGGLKINVIIKTTIMVIAALGIILMALNFKPSYSARWIEETWEFTKKILPYLFFGVFIAGIISHSLPKTVVQTFLGGNRLFSNFFASIFGAFMYFATLTEVPIIQSLMELGMGKGPALALFMAGYTLSLPNMIVLTKLLGKKKAFTYFALVIVFSTFWGYLYGNLMK, from the coding sequence ATGATTATCACAAAATTTTCAAATCCCCGGATAAAAGTGGAATTCAAAAAATTTTCCCTGTTAGTTGGTGGGTTTTTGCTGTTTTACCTCTTACCTTTCGAAAATTCAAACGTCCAGCAGGCAATTCTTGGCGGTTTTACGATGCTAAGTTCTTATGCGAAAGAACACGTTTTGTTCTGTCTCATTCCAGCATTTTTTGTAGCGGGTACCATAACTGTTTTTGTTAAGAAAAGCGCTATTTTAAGGGTTCTCGGGCCACAAGCGAAGAAAATTATCGCTTATCCTGTTGCAGCATCTGCTGGTGGAATTTTAGCTGTATGTTCTTGTACCATTCTCCCATTGTTTGGAGGCATATATAAGCGAGGTGCTGGATTGGGACCAGCCATAGCTTTTTTATTTACAGGTCCGGCAATCAATGTGGCAGCTATTTTCCTGACAGGAAGGGTTCTTGGATGGGAGTTATCAATAATCCGGCTCGTGGCTACCATTTCATCTGCTATCGTAATTGGACTTATTATGCAGGCAATATTTGCTGAAAAAGGCGAGGGTGGTTTTACCATTGTAGAAGATGAACCGGAACTCTCCTGGGCTCAAATCCTTGTATTCCTTGGTCTTCAATTTGTTTTCCTTATAGCCGGAGGTTTAAAAATCAACGTCATCATAAAAACAACCATTATGGTTATTGCTGCTTTGGGAATCATTTTGATGGCACTAAACTTCAAACCGAGTTACAGTGCTCGCTGGATTGAAGAAACCTGGGAGTTCACAAAGAAAATACTTCCTTATCTTTTCTTTGGCGTCTTTATTGCCGGAATTATTTCTCATTCTCTGCCCAAAACAGTTGTGCAGACTTTCCTGGGTGGAAACAGATTGTTTTCAAATTTCTTTGCGTCAATTTTTGGAGCATTCATGTACTTTGCGACCCTTACAGAAGTTCCCATCATCCAGTCTCTTATGGAACTTGGTATGGGAAAAGGACCGGCTTTAGCCCTGTTTATGGCGGGATACACACTGAGCTTGCCCAATATGATAGTTCTCACAAAACTACTTGGAAAGAAAAAGGCTTTTACTTATTTTGCACTGGTAATAGTTTTTTCAACTTTTTGGGGATACCTTTATGGAAATCTTATGAAGTAA
- a CDS encoding thioredoxin family protein, whose translation MKIEIYGTGCPKCKQTEKIIRMAVEELEIDAEIVKIEDLMEIMARGISITPAIRIDGEIVLSGKIPSLEEAKKLLQR comes from the coding sequence GTGAAAATTGAGATCTACGGAACAGGTTGCCCAAAATGCAAACAGACAGAAAAAATAATAAGAATGGCAGTTGAAGAACTGGAAATTGACGCAGAAATCGTAAAAATAGAAGATCTCATGGAAATCATGGCGCGAGGAATTTCAATAACTCCTGCAATCAGGATTGATGGGGAAATTGTGCTCAGTGGGAAGATTCCTTCTCTCGAAGAAGCAAAAAAACTCTTACAGCGATAA
- a CDS encoding sensor histidine kinase has protein sequence MEFIASQLIINIDYDDNKLAFQNTENGANLIKNFIGKELFARILDENGNVIDGFGNYFLLPADPKILKKGFLTILTDSGEWRVYTVKLSLGWLQVAEFTEPFGETLEKFRSLLVIFIPLTLIIASIGSYLLAKKTLKPIDRITNLAREINAEKIDRRLDIDLPDDELGRLSKTFNQMLDRLENALNSQKQFSANAAHDLRTPLTSIKGIIDVTLNRERDALEYKDSLIQIRKQVERMSKLVDTLLIVARFDSKAIKLHKEKIDLTELLEVVVEQMQYAANRKGIILKADLQDNLTIVGDFDLVVRLFLNLIDNAIKYNQPGGQVTVTAKLSEKKKGLKHVLVSICDTGQGIPENELERIFDKFYRIDKSRSRVEGAGLGLSIVKEIALAHNAEIQVKSQLGKGSIFIVKFPI, from the coding sequence TTGGAGTTCATAGCCTCCCAACTAATAATAAATATTGATTATGATGATAATAAACTTGCCTTTCAAAACACGGAAAATGGAGCTAATTTGATAAAAAATTTTATTGGTAAAGAACTCTTTGCTCGTATCCTGGACGAAAACGGAAACGTTATTGATGGTTTTGGAAACTATTTTCTTTTACCAGCGGATCCGAAAATTTTAAAAAAAGGTTTTTTGACCATATTAACTGATTCTGGAGAATGGCGTGTTTACACAGTAAAGCTTAGTTTAGGTTGGCTCCAGGTAGCAGAGTTTACGGAACCATTCGGAGAAACTCTGGAAAAATTTAGAAGTTTGCTTGTAATTTTTATACCACTAACACTTATTATCGCATCTATTGGTAGTTATTTGCTTGCTAAAAAAACGCTGAAACCAATAGACCGTATCACAAACCTGGCAAGAGAAATTAACGCTGAAAAAATAGATCGGCGCCTTGATATAGATCTTCCAGATGACGAATTGGGGCGTTTATCAAAAACGTTTAATCAAATGCTTGATCGGTTGGAAAATGCATTGAATAGCCAAAAACAATTTTCTGCAAATGCTGCTCATGATCTGCGAACTCCTTTGACATCGATAAAAGGCATAATAGATGTAACACTTAATCGTGAACGGGATGCGCTAGAATATAAAGACTCTTTAATACAAATAAGAAAACAAGTTGAAAGAATGAGCAAGCTTGTAGACACTCTTCTCATAGTTGCGCGCTTTGACAGTAAAGCAATAAAACTACACAAAGAAAAGATAGATTTAACGGAATTGCTTGAAGTTGTCGTTGAACAAATGCAATATGCGGCAAATAGAAAAGGAATCATATTAAAAGCGGATTTACAGGACAATCTGACAATTGTTGGAGATTTTGATCTTGTAGTTCGCTTGTTTCTTAATTTAATCGATAATGCCATAAAGTACAACCAACCAGGTGGGCAAGTTACAGTCACTGCAAAGCTTTCTGAGAAGAAAAAAGGTCTTAAACATGTCCTTGTATCTATTTGTGACACTGGCCAGGGTATACCAGAAAATGAACTCGAAAGGATTTTCGATAAATTTTATAGAATAGACAAATCACGCTCGAGAGTTGAAGGAGCTGGTTTGGGACTTTCTATCGTTAAAGAAATAGCTTTAGCTCATAATGCTGAAATACAAGTAAAAAGTCAATTAGGAAAGGGAAGTATATTTATAGTAAAGTTTCCGATTTGA
- a CDS encoding response regulator transcription factor — protein MRILLVEDEEAITEFVKKGLSEEGYIVDTVDNGEDALNKIFDVDYDLIILDIMLPVKDGLKVCREVRENGISTPILMLTALDSTEDKVTGLNAGADDYLVKPFSFSELLARIRAILRRPPTILNLKLQVGDLVLDTVTHHVERSGKRIDLTPREYALLEFLMRHPNQVLSRTRIVEHVWNLDFYTESNIVDVYIRYLRKKIDNGFENKLIHTVHGVGYMIGEIQPNKSKGGES, from the coding sequence GTGAGAATTCTTCTTGTGGAAGATGAAGAAGCAATCACAGAATTTGTAAAAAAAGGGTTATCGGAAGAAGGATACATTGTTGATACTGTTGATAATGGAGAAGATGCATTGAATAAGATATTTGATGTGGACTATGATCTAATTATATTAGATATTATGCTGCCTGTGAAAGACGGTTTAAAAGTATGCCGTGAAGTTCGAGAAAATGGTATTTCAACACCCATACTTATGCTTACAGCCCTTGATAGCACTGAAGATAAAGTTACCGGATTGAATGCAGGAGCAGATGATTATCTTGTAAAACCATTCTCTTTCAGCGAACTTCTTGCACGTATAAGAGCCATCTTAAGGCGTCCTCCCACAATTTTAAATTTGAAGCTTCAAGTAGGCGATCTTGTCCTTGATACTGTAACCCATCATGTTGAGCGCTCTGGAAAGAGGATAGACTTAACACCAAGAGAATATGCACTGCTGGAGTTCTTAATGCGTCATCCAAATCAAGTATTGAGCAGAACACGAATAGTTGAACACGTCTGGAACTTAGATTTTTATACAGAGTCAAACATTGTAGATGTATACATACGCTATTTGAGAAAGAAAATAGACAATGGGTTTGAGAACAAACTAATACATACAGTACATGGTGTGGGGTATATGATAGGAGAAATACAGCCAAATAAAAGTAAGGGAGGCGAATCTTGA
- a CDS encoding PepSY domain-containing protein — translation MKKKTVPILIVLMLVSMLLVANFTFANSSSSAQTPSYATTQTADDDTKEQVKNEESEATEANEQSESVENTEKQAEVQEPSYTGSVMVSNPEPKDLSTLAKISKEEAANVVMSSYPSANIKSIKLENENGFLVYGVILDNGQEVKVDAGTAKILHVEDADSESENIQEEMENE, via the coding sequence ATGAAGAAAAAAACTGTCCCTATTCTTATCGTATTGATGCTAGTTAGTATGTTGCTGGTAGCGAATTTTACTTTTGCGAACAGCTCAAGCAGCGCACAAACACCATCTTATGCAACAACGCAAACAGCAGATGATGACACTAAGGAACAAGTCAAAAATGAAGAATCTGAAGCCACAGAAGCAAACGAGCAATCAGAGAGTGTAGAAAATACCGAAAAACAGGCCGAAGTACAGGAACCATCTTACACTGGTAGTGTAATGGTATCAAACCCCGAACCGAAAGATCTTTCTACCCTTGCAAAGATCAGTAAGGAAGAGGCAGCCAACGTGGTTATGAGCTCATACCCAAGCGCAAACATCAAAAGTATTAAGCTTGAAAACGAAAATGGATTCCTTGTTTATGGTGTGATCCTAGACAATGGCCAAGAGGTAAAAGTCGATGCAGGAACCGCAAAAATCCTTCATGTTGAAGATGCTGATTCTGAGAGTGAGAATATACAAGAGGAGATGGAAAATGAATGA
- a CDS encoding TldD/PmbA family protein, whose protein sequence is MIDGRTANEVIGVLLKHGAEFVELFIEERDTSNFSLVNGQLERALSGKTFGIGIRAFSKNRSLYAFTNDLSKETLVQIAANLGEVINGNGEPLSLDFREQSIENRHLFILEPSSVSKTDKVKVMKMAFNGAKSVSKLITQVLVDYWDYDQRITIINSEGLKVSDRRLRTRLMITAVASRYNEKETGFYGPGAAMGFEFFNTFDVFEAGQKAGRIAARMVEAEYAPAGRMPVIIANEFGGVIFHEACGHALEATSVAKGSSVFTGKLGQKIAADCVSAVDDATIPNAWGSTNIDDEGTPTRRNVLIENGVLKSYLIDRFNGIKMGMESTGSARRQDYRYAPTSRMSNTFILPGPYYPEEIISNTEYGLYAKSLGGGSVNTGTGEFNFAVREGYLIEKGRITKPVRGATLIGKGSEILMKIDMVGNDLKRGQGMCGSASGLIPAEVGQPTIRVSELTVGGRNR, encoded by the coding sequence ATGATTGATGGCAGGACAGCAAATGAAGTTATTGGCGTTTTGCTGAAACATGGTGCTGAATTCGTGGAATTATTCATTGAAGAACGGGATACCAGCAACTTTTCCCTTGTTAATGGACAGCTAGAAAGAGCTCTTTCAGGAAAAACTTTTGGTATAGGTATCAGGGCCTTTTCTAAAAACCGTTCTTTATACGCCTTCACCAACGATCTTTCAAAAGAAACGTTAGTACAGATTGCTGCAAACCTTGGAGAAGTTATCAATGGGAATGGCGAACCACTTTCCCTTGATTTCCGCGAACAATCTATTGAGAACAGGCATCTCTTTATCCTTGAACCATCCTCTGTATCAAAGACAGACAAAGTCAAGGTAATGAAAATGGCTTTCAATGGTGCCAAAAGCGTTTCCAAACTCATAACCCAGGTACTTGTGGATTACTGGGATTACGATCAGAGGATTACCATCATAAATTCTGAAGGACTTAAGGTTTCAGATAGAAGGCTCAGAACAAGACTGATGATTACTGCCGTGGCTTCTAGGTACAATGAAAAAGAGACGGGCTTTTATGGTCCCGGTGCGGCAATGGGTTTTGAGTTTTTTAACACCTTTGATGTCTTTGAAGCAGGACAAAAAGCCGGGCGTATCGCGGCTCGAATGGTCGAAGCTGAATACGCTCCCGCTGGCAGGATGCCGGTAATCATTGCAAACGAATTTGGCGGTGTTATCTTTCACGAGGCCTGTGGACATGCCCTTGAAGCAACATCTGTAGCCAAGGGATCTTCAGTATTTACAGGTAAACTAGGCCAAAAAATAGCGGCCGATTGTGTTTCCGCAGTTGATGACGCTACAATACCGAATGCCTGGGGATCCACGAATATCGATGACGAGGGAACACCTACCAGGAGAAACGTGCTCATAGAAAATGGAGTACTGAAGAGTTATCTCATAGACAGGTTCAACGGCATAAAAATGGGTATGGAAAGTACAGGGAGCGCCAGAAGGCAGGACTATCGCTATGCTCCTACTTCAAGAATGAGCAATACCTTTATACTTCCGGGTCCATACTATCCTGAAGAGATCATTTCAAATACAGAATACGGACTTTATGCAAAATCCTTAGGCGGGGGCTCGGTAAATACAGGAACGGGAGAATTCAATTTTGCGGTCAGAGAAGGATACCTTATTGAAAAAGGAAGGATCACAAAACCTGTAAGGGGTGCAACGCTCATTGGAAAAGGCTCTGAGATCCTCATGAAGATTGACATGGTTGGAAATGATCTGAAACGCGGTCAGGGAATGTGTGGTTCAGCATCTGGTTTAATACCGGCTGAAGTAGGGCAACCAACCATTAGAGTCTCTGAATTGACCGTTGGGGGGCGAAATAGATGA